From the Maridesulfovibrio zosterae DSM 11974 genome, the window TCAGAAGAACGGCAGAGTTATTGTCGAACTTGATGTAAGAACCGTCAGGACGACCAATTTCTTTTTTGGTGCGAACCACAACCGCTTTCATCACAGCGCCCTTCTTCACTTTGGAATGGGGCATCGCTTCCTTAACGGAAACCACAATGATGTCTCCGACACTGGCGTAGCGTCTCTTGGAACCGCCAAGGACCTTGATGCAGGAAACCTTTTTGGCACCAGAGTTATCTGCTACGTCAAGTTTGGATTCTACCTGAATCATAGCTAATACCCCTAAACTGCTTTTTCCAGAATTTTATCGAGATGCCACCTTTTGCGTTTGCTCAAGGGGCGGAATTCAACAATCTGTACCTTATCGCCGATACTGCATTCATTAGCAGGATCATGTGCCATGAATTTAGTGTGACGGCGAATGAATTTTTTATACAGGGGGTGTTTAACGAGAGTTTCAACGCGGACAACAATTGTCTTGTCTGCCTTATCGCTGATAACTACGCCGTTAAGTACGCGCCTGTTTCCTTTCAGATTAAGCTCTGCCATGGCTTATGCTCCCAGTTCCTTTTCGCGCTGCACGGTCAGGATTTTAGCAATGTCTTTTTTAACATCGCTGAGTCTCTGGGTGTTTTCAAGCTGCGCAGTTGCGTGCTGAAAACGAAGATTGAAAAGCTCCTGACGGAAACCCATCAGCTTTTCTTCCAGAGCAGCGTTGTCGAGTTCACGAAGTTCTTTGACTTTCATATTACAACCCCTCCTTGACTACAATAGTAGTTTTGACAGGAAGCTTGTGTGATGCACGGACCAGAGCTTCTCTGGCCAGTTCAATGTCAACGCCCTTCACTTCGTAAAGAATGCGACCGGGCTTAACCGGAGCGCACCAACCGACGGGGGAGCCTTTACCTTTACCCTGTCTGACTTCAGCAGGCTTAGCAGTAACTGGCACATCAGGGAAAACCCTGATCCATACCTGTCCGCCACGCTTAATGTGACGCATAATAGCGACACGAGCTGCTTCAATCTGGTTGTTGCTCAATTTTCCGTGTTCCACAGTTTTGATTGCGATATCACCGAAAGCGATAGTGGAACCGCGCTGAGCTTTACCTTTCAGGCGACCTTTCTGACGTTTACGGAATTTAACTTTCTTAGGTGATAGCATTACTGTTCCACCTCGTGGTCAAGAATTTCACCTTTGAAGATCCAGACCTTGATGCCGATGACACCGTAGGTAGTGTTAGCTCTTGCTACACCGTAATCGATGTCAGCTCTGAGAGTCTGAAGAGGAACGCGGCCATCGCGATACCATTCGGTACGTGCGATTTCAGCACCGGCCAGACGACCAGCACAAGCTACTTTAATACCCTCTGCGCCGAATTTGCGGGCAAGCCCAACAATACGCTTCATAGCGCGGCGGAAAGCTACACGGCGCTCAAGCTGCTGAGCAATATTCTCAGCAACGAGCTGCGCATCAGTTTCCGGACGGCGAATTTCATTTACTTCGAGAGCGAATTCTTTATTGAATTTAGTACGAAGATCATCACGGAGCTTTTCAATTTCAACACCTTTGCGACCGATAATAATACCTGGACGCGCAGTGTGAATGATCAGACGAATTTTGCCACCGGCACGTTCAATCTCGATCTTTGAAATTCCTGCGTGGAAAATCTTCTCTTTTACATATTTACGAATGCTGTCGTCCTCAAAGACGAAAGCGGGATAGTCCTTTTTACTGAACCATCTGGAGAGCCAGTTCTTGGTGTATCCAAGTCTGAACCCGTATGGATGTACTTTCTGACCCATGACACTACCCTACATTTCTTTAACTACGACGGTTATATGGCTTGTGCGCTTGCAAATGCGGTACGCACGCCCCATAGCCCTGGGCTGAATCCTCTTCCAAGTAGGACCTTCGTCAATTTTAACGATGTCTACACAAAGAGAGTCAACATCCACACCGGGAATCTGCTCTGCGTTAGCAACAGCAGAATAAAGCACTTTACTGAGCATTTCAGCTCCCTTTTTGGGAGTGAACTTCAAGATGTTGAGTGCTTCCTCAACAGGCTTTCCCTTGATGTTTTCCGCTACCAAGCGCACTTTCCTAGCGGAAATGCGCATATATTTTGCAATAGCTCTTGCTTCCATTGCTCAACACCTTCTAGCGTTTGGCCTTGCTTTTCTTGTCCGCAGCGTGGCCGTAGTAGGTACGGGTGGGAGAGAATTCTCCCAATTTGTGTCCTACCATGTTTTCGGTCACGAAGACAGGAATAAACTTACGGCCATTATGTACTGCGAAGGTCAAACCTACCATTTCTGGAATGATGGTTGAGCGACGGGACCAGGTTTGGATAACCTTGCGGTCACCTGATTCCTGAGCTTTTACGACCTTTTTAAGCAGATGATCGTCAATAAACGGGCCTTTTTTCAGTGATCTTGGCATTACAGTCTCCTACTTCTGCCCGCGGCGTTTAACGATGAGCTTGGAAGAAGGTTTCTTCTTATTGCGGGTCTTGTATCCCTTGGCAGGCATGCCCCAAGGAGAACAGGGGTGTCTACCACCGGAACTACGACCTTCACCACCACCAAGTGGGTGATCGATCGGGTTCATTGCGACACCTCTGACTTTAGGTCTACGACCAAGCCAACGGTTACGTCCGGCCTTACCAATGGTAATGTTTTCGTGGTGGATGTTACCTACCTGTCCAACGGTTGCACAACAAATTGCGAGAACCTTGCGGACTTCACCGGAAGGCATGCGAAGAAGAGCATGTTTGCCTTCTTTCGCAACTAACTGTGCATAGGTACCGGCTGCACGGCAGAACTGTCCACCCTTTCCGGGATACAATTCAATATTATGAATGATAGTACCAACAGGTATATTCTTCAGCAAAAGAGCATTACCGGGTTTAATATCGGCTTTCTCTCCAGCGAGAATCTGGTCACCCTTGTTAAGTCCTACAGGAGCAAGGATGTAGCGTTTTTCACCGTCTGCATAGTTAAGCAGAGCGATGCGTGCGCTTCTATTGGGATCGTATTCAATTGATGCAACAATTGCGGGTACTTCAACTTTATTACGTTTGAAGTCAATGATACGGTACAAACGTTTAGTACCGCCACCACGACGACGGGAAGTAACCCTACCGTTGTTGTTTCTACCAGCTGTCTTTGTTAATCCCTTTGTGAGGGATTTTTCCGGAGTAGACTTGGTAATCTCCTCAAAGGTGGAGATAGTCTGGAACCGGCGACCTGGAGAGGTCGGTTTCAGCTTGCGAGTTGCCATCTCTTAAACTCCTTCGAAGAATTCGATTTTTTCGCCCGCCAAAAGCTTAACATAAGCTTTTTTATAGCCGGACAATTTACCGACAACACGGCCGAACTTTCTGCGAAGACCGGGTCTTTTACGTACGATACGTACGGAATCAACCTTAACGTCAAAAGCTTTTTCAACAGCTTTTTTAACTTCAGTCTTATTGGCAGAAGGCAGCACATAAAAGGTCACCTGATTGGATGATTCCTTAATGTCAGTGGCCTTTTCCGAAATGACCGGCTTGATGAGAATCTGAGTATAGTCCATGACTACTTCAACCTCTCTTGCAAATCCTGTGCTGCATTCTCAAGCATTACAACCTGACGATGGCGAAGAATGTCATAAACATTCAACTGTTCGGCAGAGATAAGCTTGATGCCAGGGAAGTTCCTCGCAGAAAGGAGGAGTTTATTATCAGCGTCCTTGACAACGATCAAGGCTTTATAAAGTCCGAGACTTTCTGCAACTTCAGCAAAAAGCTTAGTTTTAATCTCGGGAAGGTCAATACTCTTAACAACCATCAGCTTTTCTTCGCTGAATTTGGATGTGAGTGCCATTCTGAGACCCAGACGGCGGACCTTTTTATTTACCTTGAAGGAGTAGTCGCGAGGCTGGGGACCGAAAGTGGTTCCCCCACCACGCCACAAAGGTGAACGGGTGGAGCCTGAACGTGCGCGTCCTGTGCCTTTCTGGCGCCAGGGTTTTGCACCGCCGCCGCGCTTCATGCCACGAGTCTTGGTAGCATGTGTGCCGCTGCGTTTAGCAGCGAGCTGAGAGCGGACAACGAGATGCAGGATTTCGGGCTTGACCGGAACTTCAAATACTTCCGGAGCAAGATCCATGCTCCCGACTTCCTTTTTAGTTTGATCATATATAGTAATGGTAGCCATTTTTTATTCCTCTAGCTGGTCTTGCGGATCATCACCAATCCGTTCTTGGGGCCGGGAACCTGTCCCTTAACCACGAGAACATTTTCCTCGGTGCGAACGTCTACAATTTCAATATTGGAAATAGTCACACGTTCGTTACCCATCTGACCGGGCATTTTTTTACCCTTGAAGACTTTACCAGGGAAAGTAGCGTGGCCGATAGAACCAGGAGAACGGTGTACCTTTTCAGCACCGTGAGATGCACGGGAACCTTTGAAGTTCCAACGCTTCATTACACCCTGAAAACCTTTACCTTTAGATGTTCCAGTCACTTTGACCTTCTCACCACTGGTAAAGATATCCACGGATATTTCCTGGCCAAGTTCATAATCAGCTACGGAATCAAGCGGGAACTCACGAAGGTGACGGAAGTAGCC encodes:
- the rpsQ gene encoding 30S ribosomal protein S17, which produces MAELNLKGNRRVLNGVVISDKADKTIVVRVETLVKHPLYKKFIRRHTKFMAHDPANECSIGDKVQIVEFRPLSKRKRWHLDKILEKAV
- the rplC gene encoding 50S ribosomal protein L3 — its product is MAKTIGILGKKLGMTRVFSDDGTITPVTVLEVGPCPVIQVKTEEKEGYNAIQIGYDTLPERKVNKPSKGHQEKAGKGYFRHLREFPLDSVADYELGQEISVDIFTSGEKVKVTGTSKGKGFQGVMKRWNFKGSRASHGAEKVHRSPGSIGHATFPGKVFKGKKMPGQMGNERVTISNIEIVDVRTEENVLVVKGQVPGPKNGLVMIRKTS
- the rplN gene encoding 50S ribosomal protein L14; amino-acid sequence: MIQVESKLDVADNSGAKKVSCIKVLGGSKRRYASVGDIIVVSVKEAMPHSKVKKGAVMKAVVVRTKKEIGRPDGSYIKFDNNSAVLLNNSMEPVGTRIFGPVARELRACGFMKIVSLAPEVL
- the rpsC gene encoding 30S ribosomal protein S3 yields the protein MGQKVHPYGFRLGYTKNWLSRWFSKKDYPAFVFEDDSIRKYVKEKIFHAGISKIEIERAGGKIRLIIHTARPGIIIGRKGVEIEKLRDDLRTKFNKEFALEVNEIRRPETDAQLVAENIAQQLERRVAFRRAMKRIVGLARKFGAEGIKVACAGRLAGAEIARTEWYRDGRVPLQTLRADIDYGVARANTTYGVIGIKVWIFKGEILDHEVEQ
- the rpmC gene encoding 50S ribosomal protein L29, which produces MKVKELRELDNAALEEKLMGFRQELFNLRFQHATAQLENTQRLSDVKKDIAKILTVQREKELGA
- the rpsS gene encoding 30S ribosomal protein S19 translates to MPRSLKKGPFIDDHLLKKVVKAQESGDRKVIQTWSRRSTIIPEMVGLTFAVHNGRKFIPVFVTENMVGHKLGEFSPTRTYYGHAADKKSKAKR
- the rplV gene encoding 50S ribosomal protein L22; its protein translation is MEARAIAKYMRISARKVRLVAENIKGKPVEEALNILKFTPKKGAEMLSKVLYSAVANAEQIPGVDVDSLCVDIVKIDEGPTWKRIQPRAMGRAYRICKRTSHITVVVKEM
- the rplD gene encoding 50S ribosomal protein L4, with amino-acid sequence MATITIYDQTKKEVGSMDLAPEVFEVPVKPEILHLVVRSQLAAKRSGTHATKTRGMKRGGGAKPWRQKGTGRARSGSTRSPLWRGGGTTFGPQPRDYSFKVNKKVRRLGLRMALTSKFSEEKLMVVKSIDLPEIKTKLFAEVAESLGLYKALIVVKDADNKLLLSARNFPGIKLISAEQLNVYDILRHRQVVMLENAAQDLQERLK
- the rplP gene encoding 50S ribosomal protein L16, whose amino-acid sequence is MLSPKKVKFRKRQKGRLKGKAQRGSTIAFGDIAIKTVEHGKLSNNQIEAARVAIMRHIKRGGQVWIRVFPDVPVTAKPAEVRQGKGKGSPVGWCAPVKPGRILYEVKGVDIELAREALVRASHKLPVKTTIVVKEGL
- the rplB gene encoding 50S ribosomal protein L2, with the protein product MATRKLKPTSPGRRFQTISTFEEITKSTPEKSLTKGLTKTAGRNNNGRVTSRRRGGGTKRLYRIIDFKRNKVEVPAIVASIEYDPNRSARIALLNYADGEKRYILAPVGLNKGDQILAGEKADIKPGNALLLKNIPVGTIIHNIELYPGKGGQFCRAAGTYAQLVAKEGKHALLRMPSGEVRKVLAICCATVGQVGNIHHENITIGKAGRNRWLGRRPKVRGVAMNPIDHPLGGGEGRSSGGRHPCSPWGMPAKGYKTRNKKKPSSKLIVKRRGQK
- the rplW gene encoding 50S ribosomal protein L23, which codes for MDYTQILIKPVISEKATDIKESSNQVTFYVLPSANKTEVKKAVEKAFDVKVDSVRIVRKRPGLRRKFGRVVGKLSGYKKAYVKLLAGEKIEFFEGV